In the genome of Brachypodium distachyon strain Bd21 chromosome 3, Brachypodium_distachyon_v3.0, whole genome shotgun sequence, the window GGGTCAGCAGAATTTCAATTGTTGCAATCTTCCAATACCACAACATAATTCAGAGTATTTGATAAGATGACATGTAAAAAACCACCATTCTCAATTCCTGAGTGCAAGACATAAGGCAAAgtcgaagaaaaaaaggagagcaACAAGCATTTTCCTGAGCTTGAGCAGTAAAACTGACATAAGCCGACCACAGAATTCAGGGTCTATAGATGCAGTTTATAAACTTCTACTCACCTATCACAACATTGTAAACCCCCTTTACCAGGCGCTAAAACCAATTTGTGCAAAGTCTGCAAATTGTGTCTAGTAACAGTAATAAGAACAACTAAATATGGCTAATTAAACTTCAGTGATTTTAACACCTAGCTTGGTATGATAGGTATAATGTCCAGAAAACTATTGGTATTATCCAGAAGATGCTTACTTCGATGCCCACACTGAGCAGCTAAAATTACATGATTCTTAGTTAGTGTCTCAAAGGATGTTTTGCATGGATTATCGTAGGTGCAAGATAACTGATAGTCAGGCAGTTTTGTTCAAGCATCTATTAGAAATATACCAATATCAGATCAAATAGAACTGTTTCCTAGGTAAATTAGAGAGATTAAAATTACAAGAAGCTCACTGTTCCAAATCAGCACTGCATTGGGCTGTCTCAAGCTTTTTGTAGCTCTTACATGGTAATGAATTGACCACAGACTCTGGAGCTTGAACAGAGACCATGGACAGTGAAAGTGATGCGGGCTGCCGATGAATTTCATCCAATACCTGAAAAGAATTGCGCAGACAAGCATACTAAGTAACAGAAGATATATCTTATACAAAAGCAATAAGGAGCAGTAAAGTTCACATAATCGCATCATCCAAATATTGCAATCCTAGTTTAGACAATGGGTGCAAAATTAACTTTTGGTTACAATTTACACCCCTctacttaatttgcagtttcAAATAAGCCTGAACTATCCAATTTCATATTTCTAATTTACACCCCTCTACTTGATCTCATAAGTTCACTAATCCTAATCCTCATACAGATACAGCCATGTAACAATCCCTTCAATACTCCTTCATTGTGCTACTTAAACAAGTTGACACAACTTCAATACAATTACTAAAATAGTAAATACTAGAAATCCAATCCAATTTAGTGCTTTGAAATTTCAATGTGAATATGCTGAAGTCTGGAAGAACAGTAGATGGCAATCACATATCATtgtcaaaagtcaaaagtaCAACAGCAGAGCAGCTAATAAATTTTCTTTATACCATATATATTCAGTTGGATCAATTAGTTCTTTAGTCTTCTACTACGAACACAACTAGAATACTGATGATAATCCAATGAATCATACTTGATAGAAATTAATTTTACAAGGAGAATGCTAAAGagttttcagttttgacaAAGGGTCCATCTAAAACAGATGAAGGGATAGAGCAACCTCAAACAATGCCTCCGTTAACATGACAATTCTTGATATACTTGCTCGGGCACTAGATTCTTCAGCGACCAAGAAAGAATCACAGGTGCATCTGCCAATTTGGTGAATCCCCAAAGGACAAGCAGCAGTACTTTGTCCATTGCCATTATCGAAAATAGCACGACGATGCTCCCTAATCTGTAATACAAGAACAACACCAACTTGAGGACATGTGTGCATGGGATCCAGAAACAAACAATTAAGACCGTAAAAGCAATGCTACTGAGTCTAAGAACCGAGTTAAGAACACATCAGGCATAAAAGAAATGCATAGATGACACCGGACATGCAGACATAGGAAATATGTTTAGTTCACAGAATTCTGAATATGCTGAAAGCAAAACAATAGAAAAGCAGCAATGATTAAGGTACATGTTTTAGTTTGGATACTAGTACCAACCTACATCAATAATGAAAACATGTTTTGTATATAGTGATACCAACAACATTATCCTAAATATGGAACTGTGATATATCAAAAAGTAGGCAAAGGTGCAGAGCTTCAATGGTTACCCTGGATCTTGAATACTGGTTTAATCTGATTGATCCATGGCGTCTGCGATGAAAGTACCGTGCCTCCTCAACCTCATCTCCGAAAAGGTCATCACCAAGGTCTAGCCATCTAGTGTAAAATCCCAGATCATCACTGTCTGAATCTAGATAGCCTCTAGAACCACGTCTCGAAAATGAATCCCATAGAACCCTTCTATGATTCCTTCTTGTTTCACTGCTACTGGAATCTCTAGAGCGTCCTGGGCCATCATTTGAGAAAATGCTAATCATGTCATCATGCAATGTACTTCCATCAATCTGACCATGTGACCCACTGGGTATGGGAATATCTGCTCTGCTAGGAGTTGCATCTGGAATTGATTCTCCAATGATGGATGATGCAGTTGAAGTAGCAGGCAACACAGGTGCTAAGCTAGATTGAGAAATATCTGATCTTTCACTCGACAAAACAGCTGCGGATGAAGTCCTGTGGAGAGTTATCTCTCCGTCTTCCAAGTCAGACATGATCCTCTCAGATGTCATCAGCGAGGAATGGAAATCAGATTGAGACATGGAGCCACCAACTTCTGTAATGCAAACTGCGTTGATATGAACATTATGAGGGGCATGTTCTACAAGCTCTCTAGATGTTCTCTCAGCATTGCTACCTTCATCACTGAAATTCCCTCTAATCATGGCATCTTTTCCCGATGAACTCTCAAGACCACTTGTTTCAGATTTTTGAATTCCTGGCTCACCTTCCTTGTTGTCATGGCACTCTAAAGAATTGAATCTGAGATGGTGACTTATGGTGCTTGAAGACGGATGCACTCTTTGATCTGGCTCACTGGAGATGCGAAGATCCTTAGCAGCCATAGAAGCCCGGAAATCAAGCCTAGACACTGCTCGCTCAACTTGCCGAGATTCTACCTGTGGAAAACACCTTCCTGGCATCAGTTAACAACCTAGATAACAACACAGAAGGAAAATAAAGCAACCTTGTCCACTGAAATGATGAAACCATGGCCCATCAGCATACAGAATGATGCAATATCCCAAATTTACTTCAACTTATCACTCATGAGACTGAACCCTTTTAATGTGGAATGATTGATTCTGCTAGCTCTGCACTCTTCATTGATGTGCATTATGAGGGTTCCAAATAGGCTAGCAGATTAAGATGCAGCTAGTTATTCACGTTTGCATGACACGAAAATGTAAGGAATGTAAGGAAGGATGGTAAGTGTTCATTCAATTAGTCAACTCCTCAACCATACTTATCATGATTGAACAAGCAGTAGTTCAAAACATGGCCATTAAAAGCTCCAAAAGCACGTCTACTTTCCATACCACACTAGACTTTCTCCCAGCAAAATCACCATCCCCAATCCCACAACCCAGCGCCGGGAACCACCAACCAACCAATCCCTGGAGACAAATCCACGCCTCGGCAGACCCAAGGAAAGCCAACTCGAGCGCCCAAACCCAATCGCGTTCGCCCCTCGGTGCATCAACTCAACCCAAGCGACGACGCCGGTGCCAGGAGTGACCGACTAGTGACTACCTGGTGAGAGCGCGACGAGGAAGCCGAGGCGGCCGCGACGAGcgccccgccgtcgccggccgcgtccgccgcggAGGAAGATCCCCCGCAGAAGCACCCGGCGACGCCGAGGCcgatccgccgccggccgcgcgaCTGCGAGTCGGCGCGGCTGCTTCCGGCGCCCAtctcgcccgcgcgcgcctggATTCCGCGCTCTCGCCGATTTGTCCGAGtgcgggggagggggaggaacTCGCTTGGGTAGTGTCGCGGATGCAGGGGGTCTGTGCCTGGCTGTGTCCCTTTTACATTTGCACACGCTTTATAAATTGCTTTCGCTCGAAATTATGCGAGCGGCACTTAGTTGCTGGATTTATCTCTTCCTCAAAACCATTGACTTTTTGCATTGGAGTCAAGGACGAAAAGTGGTGTATCTAATCGTGAAGGAATGTGTAAaatgcagattttttttttcttgcgagTCTGGTGTTAATTGTCAGCTGCCGTGTACACAACCTAATACTCCATAtcttgcaaaaaagaaaacctaatacttcctccgtccaacaaagaatgtctcaaatttgaccaaatttgaatgcatctatacactatcatatctagatacattcaaattttgataaacttaagacattttttattggacCGAGGAAGTACTCCATCGTGGCCTCCTTTCAAAACATGACATTTTTCCTATAAAAACACGAACAAGGAGACTTTAAATTGTTTGATTGTTTGCCTCAGTGTAATAAAATCACTCTTCGACGAAGTACCGCAGATGTATCCGTTCTTTACGTGTTTTCTTGTTTATGTTAAAGGGAAGATGCTGGACACGCCCCTATCGGCAATCATGACCATGCTGGAcacctactccctccatctgcAAAAGACCGTTCGTTTGGCTCCGTCGCTTTTCCGCAAAAGACCGTTCGTCTGTGGTTTGGCGATGCAATTTTTCATTCACCCCCCCACCCGGTCTATGCCTCGTTTTGAGCTAAGCCCAACCCCAAATCCCCATAGTCTCCCCCAACTTCCTTCCTTCTCAATCCAATTGCAGATTCCCATCGCCCCAGCTTCCAATTGAAGCCCGTTGCCGTCTTCCCGGAGTAATGGCGGCGGTCCTTATAAGCTGCCGGAGAGCCCCTCATGCATCCCACGGAGTCAGCCATGGCGGGCGGAGGAGCGGGCAGAGGTGCCGGCCAGTTCGCTAGGGcctcgcggcggccggcggagcgGCACGAGCGGCCGCGGATCCGGAGGCCCCCGTCCGTGCTCGTGCTTTCAGGCCTCATCCGCATGCGTTCCCGCCACGGAGGATCTTTCGGCGGAGGCAACGCGGGGCCAAGCTCGTAGACCTAGATGAAGACGAGGGTGGCGATGGCGATGCAGTAACcggcgatggtggcggcggtgctgtTGTTCTTGTGCATGCCAGCATGTGGACCCTACCAACATGCATTTTCGCAGTGGACCCCACCATCCTCGGCCACATCCACGTCGATCTCATGCTCTTCACGCGTCTTTAGCACGTGGCCCCTGCCAGCACTCATGTCCATGGTGGACTCCAGGACCGCATCCACCCCGGTCTATTGTGTTTCACGCGTCTTAGCATTTCGGCATGTACTAGTATGGGTGTTCGTAGTGGACCCTGCCACTCACGAGTGCATTCACCCGCAATCTCCATATCCCTTTGTGGTCGCCTTACCCCTCCCATCTTCCCTTTAACATAaacaagaaagcaagagatgGAGGCGACAACAACCGTCCACCGAAGCAGAGTCAGAATCCCGATGGCCGGGCATGGCTACGAAAGCGATGAGGTGACAAAAGGTTATAGTTTGGCCCCTCTGGACAATATTAGGGGGTAGAGTTTAGCCGGTGGCAAGGAAAACCCCCTCTTTCCTGAGATTGGAGGGATGgtcagggcggcggcggaccagACGGTGCTGATGGTTATAttacaagagaaaaaaatactccAGCCACACATAAAAATAGGGATGAAACCGGATCGGATTTAGTCAGATAGTGCTTGTATATCATATTCCATTCAGTATTTTTTATTGGATTCAAAAATGGTACGAATGTGGGCTGAATCAGATAGGGTATGGTAGCGAAGCGGTGCCGACCAGAAACGGATAATGATGTGGCGGGTGATCaagtttcaaaaattcaaatccttTCGAGGCTACACTCAGAGTAGACGTACGGTAAATCTCTCGAGCCACGTGGTACCGTACTGAGAGTCTTGTACAAGGAGTGGCAAATCATTGTTTTGACTTTCGACAACCATTGCCTAGCATGTATACCTACGCTCGGCCACATTGCACCCTCACCGTTCTTTGCGTGCAAGCAAGCAGATGGACACATCGATCCGTGTACCATAGATACATGATTCAATGATACACACACATACGGCCAATCGAACTGAAAGCTCCATTCCCCAGCTAATGCTGGCCATATATACCACACCAAATTAAGTTCACGCGCTCGCTCGCTCCCGCCGTTTATTCGAACGGCCTGCCTCCTGCCCGCTGGCTGATCTGATCGCCCAACGGCAACCTGCTGTGGTAccatgcatccatccatcgttTCGTTCGGTGCACCTTCCATTTTGGCGCGTCCCGGCGGCCGCCTCAACGTAGGCTAGGCTGGCACGATAGCAGTGGGTCCTCTCAGGTTATGGTTACGGTTACCGGTTTTGGTGGTCAGTTGCTTGCACCAGAAAGGCGATGTGTAAGACTGCAAGTGTAACTAGTGCTGGACCAACGTGTGCTCGGGTTACAGTCTCTATCAGTTTTCAGTTCCACCACGTATTATTGATTCCGACGATGTGAGAAGACGACTTAGACGAGCTAGCCTTATCCGTTTCGCGCATATatagagagggagagagcgagagaaTGTGCTGTGTTCTTCTAGCCGCAGTACGATATGAGGAATCAAtgatactactccgtatatatgGTATTGGAACTCAGTTCAGAATTcagggatcgatcgatcgaggatACCattcgttccataattcttgtcaaaatattatatgtatgtatctatacattttttaggaatagatatatccatttttggacaattttaagacaaaaattatgagacGGAAAAAGTAATTGCAAATGTTTCCTTGTCTCTGAAATCTCTAACCGAGTACCAATACCAAAGCATATGCCTATAAAACATCTGATAATATCCAAACCAAAAGTATTCTTTAAAGGAAAGACACTCACAACCAAATTGACAGGATAACCAACAAGATCTTATTGGCTATTTAATACCACAATGGAATTGATTTATAGAACACAAATTAGCTTCAAGGTTCAGAGGGAATGCATGCATCTGGGTGATGGTTCGGTACGCTTGACCCATCAGGGGTGCTCGGCTGCTTCGTGCCGGCCGGATGTCTGCTAGTGGCGCGTGCAGACACTGACCGGTCCAGGCCGGTTTTAATTCCATCACTTTATCTTTATCTGTTCATACGAGAATAAAAGGACCGAATCAAATCATTgccaaaaatatactttttctTGTATGTTTAGGACTTAGTTGCAATAGTGCTTTTATATTAGCTCTGCGCGATTACAGTGCTGCATGCTGAATAAAACTCGAGGAGACATTGGCTTGATTAAACTCGTGAGCCAAGGAGGCAACTGTAATCTAAGCAATACTCGTAGTTCCTTACTCTTGATTTATTTCATTAAGGCATTAACTAGTCAGAGGGAATGTTGCATCTTGGATTGCCGATGCCAGGAATAACGAACTTCGCAATCAATCTGGTAAGAACCATTGGTGGGCCGTATGTATTCTTGATGCAGATGTTTTGGCCTTTTGAAGTCCATATATTATATGTTGGTCCAACCCAGTAGCGTAGCGGCCCAGTTCCATTACGACTCCAGCAAGCTGGCAGAGTTAATTCCATCGGTCAGTACTTCACCTTCACTAGTACTGCTAGTGATGTTCCGCATCACGAAGGTGCAAGTCGATTGAGGTTCACTAAAATGTGATggtaaaaagtaaaaaacGTCGTTGCTCAGAGTCCCGGTCGATGCACTAACAATGTTGCTACGACCAGGAAGTAAACGTGCGACGACCTTGCACGCACTGCATCTGCACGCATCGTCTACTCAGAGCTCTTCTCTGTTACCCTGAAGTGGATTTGGGCCGTCCGTTTCCGTTGATCCGAATTTCCAGATAGATCTATACTGTTCTCACAAGATTAGCAGTATACTGTACCGTTGGGTCAAATTGAGCAGTACAAGGGTAATTTCGGAACTCCAGCACGGCCCAAACGGTGATTACGGGCCGACCCTTATCATTTCCTCTCCCACCCCGTCGTCCTCGCTCCCTTCCCCGATTGaacgccgcctcctctcctccgatcccacaccgccgccgcgccctcccGTCTCTGGCTCCGACGACACGCCGGCAAGCACCCCCACCACCAAGGCTGCCACCTCTCCCCCCTCCCCGTTCCGAAGTCCGTCAAGGCGCCCGGCGCCGCGCCTCCGGTCCCCTGTTGCAGAGGCCCCAAGGACCAGGGGCTGCGCTGTCCAAGGCAACGGCGTGCAGCTGCAACTCGCGGTGGCGGTTGCGGTGCCAGTGGCGCTCGTGGCGATGGGCAGCGTGTCTCGgcaagcagcggcagcggctcgCGGCCTCGACGGGGCCCTTACCTGCGGCGAGGCACGATGGCGGCAACAGGGCAATGGTGGCCGCCACGGTCAGGTGCCGAACCTCGTATGTGAGTTCTGAAGCTTTTCTTATGCAGTTTCTTTCGCATTTTCCTGTAGCCATATGCTTCGCTAGTTCTATCCTTGTCAAACGACTAGTCATGCAAAGCTTGTTTTCAGTACAGAGTTACGGGGTATTTTCAGATGAAAccaaaaacataaaaaaaatgcacacatGCCACAATGTTCTTGCCATGAGTCTGCAGCCCGCACAAGATATTACACCGACAATAACACACGCCGATGCTCGCTACAATGCAACATGCCTATGGCAATTAATAGTTTCTACTGTAAATAATATTGTATTCGTATactaaaatttaaaatttccCTTGTTATTGATTGTCACTAATTATCACATTTCGGATGTTATTAATGTTTGCAGGGTTGTAGTTTATCGATCATGGATGACCTTCTTAACAACTACGCAGAGGAGATGGTCAATTATTGCACAATGGCTTCAAACAGTAGTTTCCTCGAAATGTTGGCTTCCACTGTCGATCTTCTGAAAGAGAAGGAACTACTGTACCAATTTCATAATTAGAGAAGCAACTTGACCCTCTAGCTTGTCACGCAAAGGTTGACGAGAAGAGGTGTAAATGTAGGACATATGCAACACTTTTCTCGCTCATGTTAATCATGTATGTTGCTAGAGTATTAATCCTCATTGTGTAAATTTCATCTGTTCAAAATCTCCAACCTTCATTCATTGTGCTATCCAAGTTTCTCATCATTCACTGTGTTGTCCAAGTTTTACTGGGATTTACTTgcatgcaaaagaaaaggtgtGCTTAATATGGCATGGCATCAGACAATTCAATACTTGAGGGAATTTTTATCATATAAGCCAACAAACGACAAATCTATACTTTACATGTGATTCAGACTGACTTTAAGTATGAAGAACATCACAGTTTTGGTCTGAAGAACATAAAACGACAGAATTTAGGCCATGCTGCATACATACAGTTTGCTAAACCATACAGTTGGCAAACATCAAATGCAGCCATGTACATTAAGATAAACACTCATCTTCATCTCACTTCATCGAATAGGTAAACCATACGGTTGGGAACAGTTCACCAGGTGCCCAATTGTTTCAGTTCATTACAAGATGCACAAACACATTGTATGACACAAACATTGAACTTCAAATGTACTGCAAAATCAATGTAGCAAGAGCACCATAACAACATCAAAAACCATGGGGAACGACATAAAAAACCATCAGGAACAAAGGAAGCCATCAGTGGTGCAACTTCCGGGTACGGAACGCCACCAAGTGTCTCTACCGCCTGACCTAATTGCTTTGCCCAAACCGCTTCTCCCTCGAACAGCGGATAGCTTCACATAAGAACCTCGATTATGCACCTTCTCTTACCTGCAATCAAATTGCTTCACATAAGAACTCGAATAAATAATTTTAAGACGCTGAGGAGAGACATAAAGCTGAAGATAGATATACAGAAACACTTGCTTATGCATTTTTTGGTTTGCTAAGGTCTCGTGAAACAGCTTCAATTTAATCACAGATACATGTCACATGATCTCAATCCAAGTATCAATCTATTTAATCACAGATGCATTCAGCTTCACCGCAAAAAATAATCAAGCCTACAGAAAATCTTTGGGCTGCCAAGATCAGCTCATTCCTTCACCATCAATAAAAAGATTTTTTTCATCAGGCCCCCCATCTCCATTAACCGACACCACAATCGGTTCTTACAACAACCCtgtttagaagaaaaaaaaactaaacattTAACAGAAGCAACAAGGGTAAAGCCTCAAATTATAGGTTGGGCGTGCCTCAACAAAACTTGTTTCTTATTTACTGTACAACAAATTGTTTCATATCAATTCCTATTACCAAATTACACTGACCAATGCCATGCCTATTTGTATTTACTGTACAACATGTTGTTTCACATCAACACATCCATCAGAACGTCGAGTAGAGGATGTAGCTTACTGGCTGGCAACGACTTGGGCGACGACTCTGATGATGgagacggccggcggcggggggcttGCCGGCGAGTTCGACCAGGGATCCAACCCGGTGGTGCGTGGCTTGCTGGCGAGATCGACGAGCCGCTCGGCCGGGGTAGGTCGACGAACGCCAATCCGGCGGCGCGTGGAGCAATCGGCGGCACCGGGCCGAAGTAGACGAACCCCTGTCTGGCGGCCGTGACGAGGTCTACGAGCGGCAGCGGCTGCGAGGTCGATGACCAACGGTGCGTGGGGAGTTCGGGATCGACGGGGCGACGCGAGATGGGGATAGCCACGAGAGAGAAATGGGCCTGGGCCCGTTAGGAGAAAATAACTTTTTTAGATTTTACCCTTAATGCTATTAAATGGGAAATGTCCATAATACCCATGACGAATCAACGGCGGAGATTAGTACACTGCTTCTTTGCCCTTTGCAGTACAGCGGTACCGTAAAACAGGTCTCTGCTCACGATCGAGCGGGCTTTGCGAAGGGGACAAGGAGGCGAGAGGACAGACAGCCAATGCAGTGCAGATCCCGAGGTCAACACGAGTCGAGCCGAGCCAAAATCCAGAGTCCCCGTCGAGAGTTTAAAGAATGCCACAAGCATACAGCGAGAACACAGCTCATCATCAGAAGCGAGAGGTCAGAGCTGAGCGCGCACTGTGCAGCTCTCACTCTCTGTCTCAGTGGCGGCTAGACTACTCGAGCTGTGGTCTGATCAGTGGATACTGGATAGTACATCTCGATCTGATCCGCCGCCTAGCAAGACAGCTCCATCGGGTATGCATCGCAGGAGAGCCACCACCATCTTGACGCTCGTCGTGGTCAccttcctcctcgtcatcaTGGATTCCGGCGAGGTCTCCGCACGTCGCCTGCTGCCGAGTCCTCCCCGTCCAGGTATTCCGAATCCTCCCGGCTTACTGTACTACCACGTACTCTCCCCTGATATGAACATGAGATGTGTGAATGGATTATGGATGGATGGACTGATGCGATTGCATTGCAGCACTGCTGCTCTTGAGtggcgacgccggcggcaggAGCCGGCTCA includes:
- the LOC100833892 gene encoding uncharacterized protein LOC100833892 isoform X1 produces the protein MGAGSSRADSQSRGRRRIGLGVAGCFCGGSSSAADAAGDGGALVAAASASSSRSHQVESRQVERAVSRLDFRASMAAKDLRISSEPDQRVHPSSSTISHHLRFNSLECHDNKEGEPGIQKSETSGLESSSGKDAMIRGNFSDEGSNAERTSRELVEHAPHNVHINAVCITEVGGSMSQSDFHSSLMTSERIMSDLEDGEITLHRTSSAAVLSSERSDISQSSLAPVLPATSTASSIIGESIPDATPSRADIPIPSGSHGQIDGSTLHDDMISIFSNDGPGRSRDSSSSETRRNHRRVLWDSFSRRGSRGYLDSDSDDLGFYTRWLDLGDDLFGDEVEEARYFHRRRHGSIRLNQYSRSRIREHRRAIFDNGNGQSTAACPLGIHQIGRCTCDSFLVAEESSARASISRIVMLTEALFEVLDEIHRQPASLSLSMVSVQAPESVVNSLPCKSYKKLETAQCSADLEQCHICLTEYEDGDQIRSLPCKHEFHLQCVDKWLKEIHRVCPLCRGDVCEGGTS
- the LOC104584302 gene encoding uncharacterized protein LOC104584302; amino-acid sequence: MAGGGAGRGAGQFARASRRPAERHERPRIRRPPSVLVLSGLIRMRSRHGGSFGGGNAGPSSTRVISELQHGPNGDYGPTLIISSPTPSSSLPSPIERRLLSSDPTPPPRPPVSGSDDTPASTPTTKAATSPPSPFRSPSRRPAPRLRSPVAEAPRTRGCAVQGNGVQLQLAVAVAVPVALVAMGSVSRQAAAAARGLDGALTCGEARWRQQGNGGRHGQVPNLGCSLSIMDDLLNNYAEEMVNYCTMASNSSFLEMLASTVDLLKEKELLYQFHN
- the LOC100833892 gene encoding uncharacterized protein LOC100833892 isoform X2, with the translated sequence MGAGSSRADSQSRGRRRIGLGVAGCFCGGSSSAADAAGDGGALVAAASASSSRSHQVESRQVERAVSRLDFRASMAAKDLRISSEPDQRVHPSSSTISHHLRFNSLECHDNKEGEPGIQKSETSGLESSSGKDAMIRGNFSDEGSNAERTSRELVEHAPHNVHINAVCITEVGGSMSQSDFHSSLMTSERIMSDLEDGEITLHRTSSAAVLSSERSDISQSSLAPVLPATSTASSIIGESIPDATPSRADIPIPSGSHGQIDGSTLHDDMISIFSNDGPGRSRDSSSSETRRNHRRVLWDSFSRRGSRGYLDSDSDDLGFYTRWLDLGDDLFGDEVEEARYFHRRRHGSIRLNQYSRSRIREHRRAIFDNGNGQSTAACPLGIHQIGRCTCDSFLVAEESSARASISRIVMLTEALFEVLDEIHRQPASLSLSMVSVQAPESVVNSLPCKSYKKLETAQCSADLEQ